DNA sequence from the Cucumis melo cultivar AY chromosome 6, USDA_Cmelo_AY_1.0, whole genome shotgun sequence genome:
CTGTTACGGTGGACGACAACCGTGTAGGACCTCTTTTCAAGCATGTCTTCCCCCCAGCACTGGCCCCAGGGCTTTCCTTCGTTGGATTACCATTTAAGGCAAGTGTCCGATTGTGCTACGACCTTCGAGTTTGGTTTACCGATAGAATAATGTATGGTGCTATAAGCCTATAATTTGTACTGCAGGTTGTTCCTTTTGTCATATCTCAGCTTCAAAGCAATTGGATTGCTGGTGTTTTATCAAACAGGATTGCACTTCCATCGAAAGAGGAAATGTTGGCAGATGTTAAAGCTTTTTACGAAGAACTCGAAGCTCTTGGCAAGCCCAAGCATCGGACCCATAAATTGGGTGGTTATATGGTATGTTTATATACAAAACCATAAATTTAACCAAATATTTGTGGCTCGGTTTGGTTTTGGGTTAAAATATAAAATGTGGAATTTGAACATGAGTCTAAAAGGGTTCAGGAGACACTTTTTCCATTAGGATTAACTTTTATTATTGGCATTATctcatattttatatatattgtacAAAGAAGAGATAGTTGAaaatatagcaattagattcaaaaCAATTAAGtgtatagcaacattttaaagaaaatttaaatatgGCGAAATTTGTCcaagtctatcaacgataaacCATGTTGCAAATATTGATTTATCGCTTATTAACTTTATAGTTTATCACTATATATACATCAAGTTTGTTGcaatttttttgctatatttgctaAACTATAAGAGTCAATCAACGATAGAAGTTTATCGctgataaattttgctatatttataattttttaaaaacgtttctatatatttaattattattcctaaaattgtTACCCACTATAATTACTCTATAAAGAACATAAAATTAAGGGGGCTTGAATTTTGCATGGACCTATACTAAATCCACCGGTGCATAAGATCTAATGCAACTATGATTTATGATAGTACATAAATCTATTGTTGGGGAAACAACGGCCTACCAAACTAAGTTACATGTATAGACATCAAGTTTGTACTTTTGCTTATATTTTGAATGAATGTTGTAATTGCAGCCTGCCTACTGTAACTGGCTTGCAGCAACGTGTGGTTGTCCTCCCTATGAAGAATGGAGAAAGGAAATGTTTGTTGCTACTGATGTTAATAGAATGGTCAATCTTGAGTCATACCGTGATGATTGGCACGACGATGAGTTGATTCATCAAGCTTACGAAGAATTTAGCAAGTATACTACGAATGAAATAAGTCAAAACCACTCAAATTAGAATGTTTCATAAGTTTTGTTCTATACATTTTGTACATTACACAATCATGTGTGTTGATCGTCCCTCTCTTGATTATAAATGTTGGATCTTGATTtataaatgaaaatgaaaataatattaGACCAGATTATGACACAACATTGAATTGTCCATTTTAGTTCTTCGTTAAAAACACATTTACTTTCAAAATATGTTGCAATAAAAGCTTAAAAACTACTTTACTCAGAATTATTTATTCAAACAAATAATCTCAAGCATTTATGTAAAATTTGGTATCCGAAAATTTCTTTGATTTAGCTCAAAAATTGTTTGTTATTGGAGTTACGACtaaaatatatcaattttatCCTATTTACCTATTTACTCCAAGAAATTTTGGAAACGTACGTTAAATCAATTTTATCCTATTTACTCCAAGAGATTTTGAAAACGTACGTTCCAAACACTCCCTTACTGTTTACTATACCATGTTTAGAAATATGGCTATTCTAAATCTCCAGAAAGCTTATAACATATTGTAGAAGCAGAACTTGAAAAAACATTCTTCTTAATGTGAACATACAATATATGAACATGTAAAAATTAATTTCTCATGATCCTCTAATGTTATTGTAGTATCCATCTTAGAAACAATATAACTTCTTTCCAACTAGTTTATCCTTGATGGCTTTGTTTAATTTTCTATGGTTATAGTTAATGCATACCCTCTCCAACCCTACTTTCCAAATTGGTATGAATTCATTATTTGAATTGGCACTATGGTCATACTCAGCTTGATAGTGTCAGATATTGGATTCCCGTCCAATTTttcctactttttttttattattattattattatttattgatatGGTACTTATACGCAGAATCAAGTTATTACAATTTAAAATGTGTATTTAGTATTTCAAAACCTAAACTAGAAAAAGCCCAAGAAACCTAATCAAACAGTTCATTGACTAAACACATAGACTTAGGCTTAAAACAACACCTTTCATGTATGATACTTAAGACTAGTTGTTGGTTACAAATAAAAAACGGACTGATTAAATTTTTTGTAAGAATATTGAATAGTTAGAATAAAGTAACCGTGAAACTGTGACCAATGTAATTATGTAGAAAACATATTGTGACATCCTAAAGAATTATGTTTGTTCTTCCTTCTTTGAGTCGCATAACTTTGTCATTAACCTTAGAAACCATTACAATGGTTTCCTTTGAAAGGTATAGTGTCAGACCAAACTACCCAACAACTAAACGAGTACAACTCTTCTTATAAAAAAGATAATCAACGCTAGCTAGTCCTTACTTTCCCAACAACTAAACGAGTACAACTCTTCttataataaagataatcaataGTCCTTACTTTCGTCAACCCCTTAGCCCTTACTTATTTGTCTACTTCTCTTCCATTAGCATCCAATGAAACCATTGCAGTTGCGGGCTTTGACTGTTTGGAATGTCATGATGCATTCTTCCTAAGTTAGAGGAACCGTGTAGCACAAAGTTCATAGTCCTTGCTTCCTAAAGGCCTATGTTTCTTACATCCCTTAATTTCCATTAGAATTCTGCtctaaatatcaaaattttactCGAAATTTTCTTATCCACAAATCAtggaaaacaaataaaacaaaagataattACATAAGtttagccaaaaaaaaaaaaaaaaaaagagatgaaCAAAGCTCTATAGCAATGAATAATATTGAACTAGCATCTTTCTGTTACTCTAAATCCAATTCTTTTACTCTCATACCAATCTTCTGCAGTGTTCCTTCAATGGCTATATCAACTGCATCTTTCTTTGTTCTTAAACCTAATGAACTTCCATGCTTTCTGTACATCACGCTAGGAATCAACTCTATCACTTTTTCTCTCATCCTTCTAATCCTCGCTTTTGGAATTCCCATCAACACATCCAAAATCTTTATCCCCTTGAACACCACATCTTCTTTTGGTATTGTCACTGCAAATTCCTCAAACTCCTCCTCTGGCAAGTGCCATTTGTACTGAGATTTCGCAGAGAGGTCCTCGAAAAACACTGGTATGCACCCTGCGAGGATCCCATCAAAAGTTGACCTCCGCGTCGGGATGTCTCCAGGTGGCTGCAAGCAGAAAGTTGCCTGCAACATTGGCCGGAAGTACCTAACAGGATCGTGCTCACATATTCCATTAGAGCAATCCACAACTTCACACAACTTTGAATATAGACTGGCATCCCTATTACTGCCATCGCGGGAGTTGGTCACATCATCGTCATCATTGGCACTCTGGCATTCCATCCGAATGCTTCGGCGGATATTGGGTGTGGCCGAGATGCCACCCCCACCAGCGAACAACATCAAAGTGGAACGTTTAGATCGCTTAACTCTCTGCAACCAGGACTCCAAGAATGCAAGATTGGGCGGGTGGAATGAAGTGGGATAAGGAATTGCTTGCTCCTGCCATGGCCAAGCTCTACCCTCGTATGTCAACACAGTGACATTGAAAAACTGAGGCAGTTCCAACAACGAAGTGCCCCAAATCGGCGGATCATTCTCCAATGGCTGAGAGAAATCCCAAGCCGGTCTCGCCATGACGAAGAAATGGTCATGGCCAAGACGGCGATTCCAAATTTCCGGCTGGTTCCGGCTAAGGAAATCAAAAAGCTCAAGGCCATGCTCAGCGCTGGAATTCACTTCGGGACCGTAGAGATATCTCAGGGCATCAATGGAGGTGTAATAAGGAAGATAAATGGCATCAGCGGAATTGGGATCAGAAGTTAAACAAGGATATTCAAGCATTCGGCGATGAAAAATGAGTTCAAGCATTGAAGAATCAGTCCTATACCAGCTATGAGATCGATTATAAGTCTTATGCCCAAGACCGTGATTGGCCAAATAAGGGCAAAAATCATCAAAAATAGGGTATTCAGAACAATTGGAAAGGAGATCAAGATTGAATCGAGAAGGGAGGTTTCTGATGTGAATCCAACGATCATCACAAtgttttgaaataatttcaggAGGGGAAATGTGCTGGGCGAATTTCAATTCAatgaaaagggaaaagaaataGAGATACAAGAAGAAAATGGGAATTGATTTGCAGGCCATGATATGGAAGTTAATTAAGCATAGAATAGTGAGtcaattgaaaagaaaagggaaaatttTACCTTGAAATTGTGTTGAGAGGTTGAGGTTGAAGACGATCCGCCATTGTCGGTGGTGAAATCGATTCGTCTGCTCCACCCGATGCGCCGACGTCTGTTATAGATAGGCGCcacttctctcttttttctccctctcttcctaataaaattattaatattccCTGACTTTCACaacattatcattattattattattaccatTACTACTATTACCAATGGGTTTTGAAAAACGTAAAAATATTTACTGCTCCTACaacgatttttaaaaataaaaaaactcacAAACTTACTGGGTAAAATAACAAAAGTACTTCTATAAATAAGCGATCACACATTATGAAAAACAATTTTGtaccaatctaaacgatcttgtactccaatctaaacgattttctatccaatttaaatgatcttgtatctcaatctaaacaatcttctaCCTTAGTCTAAACAATTTTGTAAcccagtctaaatgatcttgtatccTTATATAccagtctaaatgatcttgtgtCGTTGTATCTAACCTAAACTATTGTGTACCCTTGTACCTACTAcctagtctaaatgatcttatgCCAAAGCTAAATAATCTATTAATGATAATGGTCTATCTTTGTCTTTTTGGGATAGacaatacgatcgtttagatcatgtacTAATATTGTCTAAATTTTGGACCaataaggaaacaaataaaatgagagatggaaaataaaaaagaaaatttttggaagagtgaaggaagaaattggtaaatatttacATAAGAATAATCGTAATATTGTAAGAAGAAGAacaagtaataatatgaagaaattaataatacgaggaggaaatgaataaatcgcaaaaaaaaagaaaaaaaaaagtgaaattcGTTAACATTATTTGAAGGCAAAAAcctgaaatttatgaaaatatcatgAGTTGTTTTATTCtaatgttttgttatatttatgaaaattaacttattgtttattttcgttgttattattattattactattactatttctactatttagttttttaatacaataatcGAAGTATCATAAATCAAATCTCGaccaagaaagaaaaagatggaagattGAAGAAATTTTTAATACGCAAATCTTTTATACTACTTTTATTTATTACTTGCATTTAAGAATTATGTAGGTCATGTAATGAATATTTAATAATGGAGGTAATATGTAATCAACTAGGAAATTTTCATTAAACCTCAAGTGTAAGTTAAAATTTTGGTTTCTATAACAAGAGATGCAATCATGAATTGGGTAATTGGttatgaatttttaaaattgcataggttaaaaattattttttattcacacatttagaacaattttaaaaataaaaaaaattcataaatataaaaaatgtcccatcaacacttgattaattgatattagcgtttaatatatttattacgcgattttaaaaaaaaataaaatctatttttttatttggtacacgatcttaaaccaactaacaatttgaaaaataataaaagaaaaagacgatagaaaggaaaagaaaaattgagaaaaaaggaagatgaaaaagaagggcaaacttggaatattaaaaaaaatgacagACTTTATGAGaccaaaaatatttttgtatttttaatatttatgaaaattttccatttttctccTATCTTTTTTAACATCAAACAtagattatattaaatatttttaaaaaattagttttcattttaaattatgGGTATAGATGTTGTTGCTAAATTTGTCCATTAAATTAGTTAAAACATAGTGTCATATATTCTGTTTAAACATTTTATGAAATATGGTATTAAATCTAGTGGGCTACATATGGGCCTTAATGTTGAGTATGTTTTTCCTTTAGCTTTCTTCTTATATGAGCTTGAGGTCTTGCATCATTGGGTAAATGGCCTCAAATGAACAAGATGGAGATTAACTCATACATTAACTAaactttatttaatatattttcaatcacttttttttcttaaaagataAAACAATTATCTATTGATATTACTTTTTGGTATGAAAATTGTGCCGATGAGATCAAACCCTCCACACCTCCAAAATATAAGATCATTCTAATTATCACTAGACTAAACTCACCTTAGCTATTGATATTGTTTCTTACTATTAGAAAGAAGTTTAATATATTAAAATCACTTAGTTGTCATCACAATTTTATTTGTTAGTATCACAGGTCAGACCCTTCTTTTTtaggagtcagaaatccatatgaacacgtggtctcattgataaggatatATTTGTATTCCACTTCGAACCTCTTCCATCCTTTCTACATCTACAATATTGTTCAAAGAAAGCTAATATTCACTCCTCACTCCTAAAACGCagttggaagaaaaaaaaaaacccggGTTTTTGCAATTTCAGACATTCTTCAACTATCTTGATTTCATTTGAGTCCTCTCTAACTATCACAATGATAAGTGAAAGAGTCTCACTCCGCAGTAGCATCCTTCCTAAGTAGGAGCGAAGGAAGCAACACTTCCTTTTTCGATTGCCCACGTAGCCGTTGATAGGTCAAATAAGTCAATAGAGGTCATCCCTTGAATTCGATGTTGCCGATGCAAGAGTTCGAGGAAGAAAAGTCTATCCCAATACTAATCTATCTCGGAAGAGGTATGAAATATGCTATAAAGATAGggttaataaattaaaatcacTTAGTTGTCatgacaattttatttattagtaTCATAAAGacacttgtttttttttttaaaaaaaaattgttttcgaTATATGAGTAAAAGTTGAAATCTTGATATCGACATCAATATTTTTATCTTTGTCTGATTCTTAAATCCAAATTAAAATAGCTTACATCTACATCACAACTTATTACTAATATAATTGAATGTCAATTGAGATAAGCTATACGACATAGTATTATTCATATGCTAAAAATATCTTTACAATATTTTGTCATTAATCACATTTTCTAACCAAAAACAATTTCTTAAATCTGGTTTAATAACCCATTATTTTTGGAAACTAAATTAAAGGTACAATTTTTGCTTTCCAAATATAAGGCTTTGACTAATTGGCAAAGCAAGTGGAAAAATTTTGTAATCATAAATTGAGTACTCACTTTCCAAACATGTTCTTTTATTTGGTGGGTTTAACTCTTTTTATAGAAAGTGGACAAAAGCCTCCTTCAAATGTAGTATTTGTTTCTTACTATTGAAAAATCACTTTTATGCCAAACACAAAGGTCCTTTCTcccctctccctctctctcctcctttatttatttattttattattattattatttttattttggttcGGTTTGGTCAAATGATATAGCTGGCAATCTTATAATTGATTATTAACATTGGTCTAAAGAGAAGttagattttaaatttatattaaaacaaaacatgTCACTCAAGTAAGCATTATGAGGAAAATAGTGTTTATTTTCCACCCATATAAGATTCATTCACATATATCTCCCTTTTCTATACACCAAAACTTTGCTTCAAGATAGAATATATGCTTGGCACTTTAATAGAGTGGGGTTGCTTCTTTCTACGCACAAAAATGACATCGAGAaaatgtatatgtatatgttgtCTGTTGATGCTTAATTCAAACATCAACAACGTAGCTAGTTTATCTCGAAGTCACCTTTTTTAGCATTAgcatatttttttattgaaaagctCTCAATGCACAAAAATATTACTCAACCAAATCGTTCTTATCGGTCTCGATAACACGAAAAGCCAACCGTAAAAAGTAGTAGTCCAACAATAAGATGCaccaaccaaaaaaaaaaaaaaaagaagtatgTTCAATTAAAGAATGACCCACGATATTACAACCTCGAAAAGAATAACATAGCTCCCTAACATTAAAATAGTTCAATCAAGAAGTCACCTCTAGTTAATCTAGGTGACTTCGAAGTAATTCTCATATGCCAAACATATATATACTCAACATGCTATATCACATTTGTTAAAAATCCAATAATGACAAACATCAGTAAGTTttcattactttatttttttttcttttgttaaaaagtttaaaaactatatatatatatagttttaaccactttacattttataatattataacttttcaaaatcaaaataagaatagtttaaattttttttatagaataaataaaaataaattcttGAAAAGTTAGTGATCAATAATTTTCCATTAAAAAACATTAAGGGGTCAATTTGTATCTTGGCATGGAGCATATGGAGTTTAGGGTATATAATGCAATATTCTCTTGTATCTAATTATTTGGCAACCTACGTGTGTATAATTGTCATTttcaaaagctttggaataaTTTGTAATTAAGCAAATTGGGAAAATTTCTTAATCATAACATTGTGCCAAAAACTTCATTAAATCCCAATGTATATCACTCAAATGGTTGCAAGGTGAAACACGTTTTTTCTCGTCAAATTGAGTTCTCTTCTCTTTAACGGGAAATTGAATTATCTTCTCTTTCATTCTAATGATTGTTGTCTTgtattgttatatattttaggTGCGATTTAAAGTATGAGTTTGGaatgatttttcaaaaattcaaagaaattcAGCTATTATTAATTTGTCAATCGTGTTTTAAGAATTTTCAAGATCActttgattttatatttttccaTTTAGACTTAGCATTTCAAGTATATAGTAATGTTTtgtcattttatatgtaaatTAGATATGTGAACTTCTAAATGAGCAAAGTTTATTCAACTAAAATGAAGTTTGTGTTGTTGACTCGATTAAGGTTTAAGAGGTTCGATTCTTTCACTctacaaattatatataaaaaaggtAATTGATTAACAACTTTGAGAGACATTCAAATTTGGACAATAGTCATGTGCGCCACACATTAGCATGTTGGCTCACACACCAACACGATAGTTATTTTCTCTATTATTGCTATGCTTCTTACGTAGAGgtgaaaatttaaagaaatttgaGCTTCTGATCCTAAAAATAAGAGTGTTGAATTATACCGACTTTACCAAATATTAACAAACTTATTAACGCAGTGGAAGATAAAAAGATTTTCTTACCTTATTTCGATCCCTTCATTAAAAACCATACAACTCTATCTATAATAAACTTTGATTAATGTTCGATAACAAACTCCCATCAACCCCATGATCATTCATTAATAAGACTCCAAgagttattttaaatttatttatatttacaaattctTTTACAATATATTATCAATCACATTGGTTAATACTTTAACATGACGGTCATTGTTGCAACTATTTTCTATTATAATTTTTGTGACGAttataatatagtaaaatattacgGTCTATTCACGATAAATTCTGAGAGTACGGAACATGTGATATTTTACTAAAATAGCCTTTGGTATTTGAAACAAAGGCCGCCAACCATTTTTTGTTTAAAAGGGAAGGGGGGGGGGGTGAGGGACGAGTGCCAGCTGTAtaagaggggggggggggggagtgcTGCGCCACATCCGTCCAATATTCTGTAGCCTGGGCCCACAAGACACGTGGCCACGTCACCCATTCCCCTTCATAGGTGTCGTCGACTCTGAACTTACAAAACTTACACCTACACGTGTAagtttcctcttcctcttcccccCCTCCCTCCCTGGGTCCCAcacttctttatttttttctttttaatgaaacaaactctttttttttctttttttctttttttaattttataatttaaatcttTAACACCTCCCTCGTTTCTCTCAagtcaattatttttttctaagtcgaattaatacaaaaaaaataataataataataataatactttatttattatatatatatatttatttattttaatgtaAACAATCATATTTCGAAGTAACCAAAACCGTTacaattaattttctttttctaattcgAAAACCTTATTAAGATTCGTGGATTATGACATCTACCTAATCTCCCCTAATTAAATTCTCGTATTATTCACCTACCAAATTAActtaatatttaaaaacataataCCTCTCTAAACTTTTCCACAAACTTATACAACTTGGAAGTTTGGAACCATCAATTTTGTGTCTTACCTAATGTatataaatcaattaattatctGAAGTtctaccaaaattttaaattaggcAATAACAATTTTAGATGGGTTTTTACTTTAATAATTGAGAGATGCGATTAATGTTTTATATCttacatatctatatatttatatttatattttgttttttttttttttttctttttgtagttaactttatttttattggtaACTGTTTAATGAGTCTAATTTCTCCTCTAAGGTATAGTTAATTCCTATTTATGAGgtaataaattagaaaaatgaaagtgagaaaattaaaaggaaaaattttAATTGCAACATTTCAtaccatatatatagaaaaggttAAATTATAACTCTCATTGTTTCTAGATTCAAGTTTGATAAATGTAGTTGGTGCTATTCCTTATCTTTGTTCGTCTTAAATGCTTCTGAGGTGTTCTTAATTTACATTTTTAGTGAACAATGTTTTCTTAGTTTACTGTTCATGTAACAAATTcgataaagttagtcatttttttaaatgttagcaggtttctttctcattttctattttttttgctaagatttttttttagaaatataatgtataaataaataaatgattaattaaaaaaaatcttttagccaaatctaaatacaaaatttgaaaaaataagcAAACAAATCTTgttgaaaaaatttgtttagccAAAACTAACGAGTAtactaaattttcaaatatattatgcgtttaaaattattataagtataaatatttgttcgctttgttatatttgttaaaagACTCCTTTGAAAAATCATAAACTGAACTATACTAAAGTTAAATACCTTAAATCGAACATCTCAAAGATAAGGAAAATCACCTTTTTagtttgttttcaaatatatatgtttttggCCATTCAACTCTATAatgtatcttttaaattttgaattttaaaaataaaacgtAAAACGGTACAAAATTTATAATAGGTATTTTAaagaattatattaaataatctttttttaaaaaattataacaacatatcaaaatttatttggaatgaattattatatattaagaTAGACTACCGTTGTCATAATATAAATAAAGATATATAATAGACTGTATTAGTTTATCAGAGTTTATCGAAAATATATTTTGATAATACATTTAAAAGAAATacatatttttcataatattatatttcaaaaattttatAATGTAAAAATGACTGAGAATGAactttgaaatatatatttagtgAGTAATTAAGTGCATctatttctaaaaattaaaaaaattataaaaaacaaTGTAAAGTTGAATAGTAgttttttggtttttagtttttcaacAACCAAACCAAAGagaaaaatttgaaaagaaaaacaaaaagagttACCTTGTTGAACACGGAATCAAAACACTATAAATACCTTAAAATTtctcctttttcaaatcctttttctattttcccCCAATTTTCATTTCTCCATTTCACCATCAATTCTCtctttctaaaaatatttttctcgcatttttttttcctgtttGGCTCTAGATTTCATCATCTCTAACATTGCGCTCAACCCaaggtttcttcttcttctctttctctctctttttctttcctttcattttctctcATTTTCCCCCTTCTTTCTTTTGATTCCATTTTCTCCGATTCCCTCAGATTTCATCTCTGTCATCTCTTCCGTTCAGCGCCGTTTTCTTGTTTCATGAGCAAGTACTGGAGGTTACGTTTCTAATTCCTTCAAACTCAGGTTAATTAATTCTTCCCCCCTCTTGATTTTCCTCTTCGCATTTCGATTCcctcttcatattattattatattgtttGTCAGAGATTGTGTCGTCGAGATTTCGCTTTCTTCGATatatcatttcttttctttctttttcactttaCATTTTCGATTTCCGATGatttgtttaatattttcaactttttaCCAATTTATTtacgtttttttttatttgtgtgtTTCTGTTCGATAGTTTGTGAATCTTAATCGCTATTCTTATTTCCTAAATTTAACACACATG
Encoded proteins:
- the LOC103490915 gene encoding probable xyloglucan galactosyltransferase GT19: MACKSIPIFFLYLYFFSLFIELKFAQHISPPEIISKHCDDRWIHIRNLPSRFNLDLLSNCSEYPIFDDFCPYLANHGLGHKTYNRSHSWYRTDSSMLELIFHRRMLEYPCLTSDPNSADAIYLPYYTSIDALRYLYGPEVNSSAEHGLELFDFLSRNQPEIWNRRLGHDHFFVMARPAWDFSQPLENDPPIWGTSLLELPQFFNVTVLTYEGRAWPWQEQAIPYPTSFHPPNLAFLESWLQRVKRSKRSTLMLFAGGGGISATPNIRRSIRMECQSANDDDDVTNSRDGSNRDASLYSKLCEVVDCSNGICEHDPVRYFRPMLQATFCLQPPGDIPTRRSTFDGILAGCIPVFFEDLSAKSQYKWHLPEEEFEEFAVTIPKEDVVFKGIKILDVLMGIPKARIRRMREKVIELIPSVMYRKHGSSLGLRTKKDAVDIAIEGTLQKIGMRVKELDLE